Part of the Vigna angularis cultivar LongXiaoDou No.4 chromosome 1, ASM1680809v1, whole genome shotgun sequence genome, actcTGAGAAGTGATCATGatggtgaatttgaaaatgaatcttttgaaaagttttgtgaagaatatggaaTTGCTCATAATTTTGCTGCTccaagaactccccaacaaaatggtgttgttgaaaggaaaaatagatcattagaagaactagctaggactcttttaaatgaatcaaatgtGCCAAAGTACTTTTGGGCTGATGTagttagtactgcttgttacGTGTTGAACAGAATGCTAATTAGGCCTATTCTTAAGCTAACTCCCTATGAATTGTTTaatggtagaaaaccaaatgtatctcatttgaaaatttttggatgcaaatgctttgttttaaataatggtaaagataGTCTAGGTaaatttgatgctaaatctgaTGAGGCAATCTTCTTAGGATATTCCTTAACTAGCAAAGCACACCGggtgtttaatagaagaaccttgaaagttgaagaatcaatgcatgttgtttttgacgaaattgtggaccttgaggtgaaTCCTCTTAAGTCAAATAAATCACTTGCAGGTGATGAAGATTATttgagggaagctcttgaagagatgtacctaaatgaaaactatcctTCAGAAACACAAAACGAACATCAAGTAGTTGATCCCACAAGCTATCAGCAACCAAGAGGACTTTCTCTGGACAACATCATCGGAGATATAttaaaaggggtaactactagacacAATCTTAACAATTTCTGTTTAAcagtagcttttgtgtctcaggtagaacctaagaacataaaggaagctcttcaagatgataaatggtgtgttgctatgcaagaagaattgaatcaatttgaaaggaatgatgtttggGAACTCATCCCTAGACAAGATGATTATCAAAtcattggaacaaagtgggtgtttagaaacaagcttgatgaagatggaaacatcaccaagaacaAAGCAAGGTTAGTTGCAAAGGGCTattgtcaagaggaaggtatagactatgatgaaacttacgctccggtagccaggttagaagcaattagattgttacttgcttatgcctctttgatgaagtttaaattgtaccaaatggatgtgaaaagtgcatttttgaatggttttattaaagaagaggtatatgttagtcaacctcctggttttgaggattttaaatatcctaatcatgtttataagttgaaaaaggccttgtatggtcttaaacaggcacctaggtcttggtatgaaagacttagtaccttcttgattgaaaatgatttctctagaggaaaggttgattccaccttgtttattaagaaagtaggaaaacatatcttaattgttcaagtatacgtagatgatattatttttgggtctacaaATGATTCATTATGTGAGGGATTTGCAcaaataatgcaaggtgaatttgagatgtctatgatgggtgagcttaccttcttcttaggactgcaaataaagcaaatagatgGGGGAACTTTTGTCTcccaaactaaatattgtagagaagtgcttaagaagtttggtatggatacttgtaaagaagccaacacacctatggcaacgtcttgctatttagataaggatgaatctggtGAATGGgtaaatgaaaccatgtttagaggaatGATAGGATCCTTATTGTatctaactgctagtagaccagacattatgcaaagtgtatgtgtgtgtgctaggtaccaagctaatcctaaagaatctcatctaattgctgtcaaaaggattttgaaataccttaaaggaaccacttcttttggactttggtatccatctgatgcttcacttagtttaataggttattctgatgcagactatggtggctgtaaaattgataggaaaagtactagtggcacttgtcattttctgggttgttctttagtgtcttggcattcaaagaaacaagcttgtgtagCTTTATGTACTACTGAGGCTGAATACATTGCTGCTGGcaattgttgtgcccaaatcttatggatgaaacagcaactggaggactttgatatcttccttgatttTATTCCTCtgaaatgtgataatactagtgctATCAACCTAACTAAGAACCCAATCATGCACTCAAGAACTAAGCACATTGAAATTAGACATCACTTCTTGAGAAATCACATTCAAAAAGGAGATTGCCAAATTGAATACATTGACACgttacatcaattagctgatatctttactaaagccctgcctaaagatagattctatgagcttagaagagagttaggggtATTAGACATGTCTTAGACTCCAGATTTATGATTCTTTGCAAATTTTCGTAAGATCAGcgttaataatcgattatcatcaagtcataatcgattattccccaCCTGGACAACATCCTCTAcactgagataatcgattaccccacccaataatcgattatgaatctTCAAATTCACCCTTGGAAAATCAtgagcaaataatcgattatcttcatacataatcgattatcacacaaATTCTGGAATGTGACCAACGagtagataatcgattatcacttacgataatcgattatcacgctaaCAGTTTCGAAAATAGAGTCGTTGGAGCCTCCCATAACGGCTGaaaacggccataaacggctagtttttcccttcttcttataaatagccccctataatcgattattagacatCTCTTTACACCCAGAAACTACTGAAATCAAAATCTTGAGCTCCCAATCTCTCCATTTTTACTCACTTTCTCAAACTATCACTCCCTCAACCTTTCTCCATGGCAGATTCAAGGAGACATCGCCGCAAAGCTGCTGGAGCATCCTCTTCCTCTCAACCACGTCCGACAACCattgatggatggatttcagatcaaggAAAACATGCGGACTATGTTACTTCCTGGCAAGAAAGAAgaatcatggcggtaaagtaTATTCGCCTTGATTTTTTCCGTTTCTATGGATTTCAATTTCCAGAGCTTTTTAATGATCAAGGACTCTCAAATCTGGTGGAGCAAAAAGGTTGCATTTATCCTGATCTCATCAGAGTGTTCTACTTCAACTTGAGATATCGAGATGGGATTATTTCCACTAAAGTCAAGGGTGTCCGcataattttagatgatgatgtgtggaCCAACGTTGCCCAACTACCCATttgggatgatgctgtcaaagttcATCTCGGACTCCAAGATTTCGATCGCTTGATGACTTTCCAATCCTTCCTGCGTCACCCTGAACAACAGACTAATCGAAGGCAATTGCTTGTTGGAGGtttcaaggttgaagaaaggatgattcactaCTTACTTGTCTGGATCctatgtcctagagcaaccaatcatgctcaatgctctgaaCAGGATCTACTTCTTCTGTATGGGAtcctaaatcacatacacatcgattggcctgctctcattgctgacactATGGTAAAAGCTAAGAAATCCCACTCTTATCAATTTCCttatgctcttcttatttctagaaTCTTGGAGTACAAAGGTGTAaatgttgaaggagaacttgtCCAAGCCATTCAAGCTGTTGGCTCGGAAATTGGCGATACTACCTTTTGTCagatgggattcattactagaggaCGAATTCtcattcacaaagatgatgaccatCCTGATGCAGATGAAGCTAATGACATCGATACTCATATGGCAGAACCAGTTAATGCTGCTGCTCCTTCTGATGTTGGTCCATCTACCATGCCCTCATCCTCCTCACTCtccatggaagaacattttgctaGATTATCTAAGCAATTAGAGGATATGAGTCTAGCACAAAGAACacactttgaggagatttatgagtggcaacaatctgttgatgagtacatggttgatcaatttcttgatcttgatgttcgcctatctaacatcgagaatCATCTCAACCTTCAACCTACAGAGAGATCTCCTAGTCTtgagttttagatataggtTCTATGTTAGAATGTTTTGTTGTTTGCTTGCTatttcatctatgttataattctGTCTGTTATGtgtcttcttataatgtaatccttattttcatcaataaaatgatctcttgattatatgccTACTTTGTTTAATTGAGGGGAGCCTTTAACATcaaatctttttgcttctgatcaaaaagggggagaagaataatacaagcggagaagtataaattaatacaggtattgctaacttTGTTGTTGtctgttagcttgtatgttttgcaggtaagccaaaattgcttttaaaattgaatttttgatcatcatcaaaaagggggagattattaccaataaggagtattggtaaatctttgaagaaatttgttttgatgatgctgcaagaagttttagttgaagaagatattagaatcagttaaaagcaatttgtagaaattaaatgtagtaggaaattcttgtaaactttgtaaacttgcatttttaactgcaataatcgattatatgatgtaataatcgattatcacagagtcatacaggaataatcgattatcacatcatataatcgattatcacattttgaaaaccctgtaacggacttgaataatcgattatcacttacaataatcgattattcgtggcagTTGAAACTTAACCGAAGATATTCAGAGCAACTAGCTATATTATGGTTTTTCTGTGAAGATTAGAATATAAGAAAAACGTAGTTGAACACAAAGCTTTTGAGAATATagtgtgatctgaggaagttccaaaacctagttcattgcattgcctagtcttgtgaaaaggagaagctcgcgctttgtgggtcaaaggtcggagcggttctcttcaagttggcaaagTTGTTGTTCTTcccactacaaaaaagaagggcattaccgaaggccagaagccctcggaaacagaccaaaaccgtcggtaaaaggtaattaccgaaggcttatcgacggccaaagagccctcggtaaatcccttgtcgctaacatttaccgagggccaaaagccttcggtaattaccgagggccagaagccctcggtaattactgaagggcaaaagccttcggtaattaccgaagggctaaagccttcggtaatttccgaaggacGAATTTTCTGTTGTCTAGTAACCTATGGTGCAGATCCTAAAACAGCAAATCCTAATTTACATATGTTTTCACGAAAGAAAAAAACTCAACTATTCACGAAAGAAaagatacctacaatataaatCAAGAACTACTCCTAAGCCTAATACTGGAAAGTACAGCAAAGTGAAAATTAAAGGAACAAAAACAAACTTATCCAGATGCATAACAAAAACTATCgtgtaaaaaattaacaaaatatgagAATATGTATTATTTACTCTAGTTCACTTGAGCTGATTAATCTAGGGGCTGGTACAGCAACCTTTTGGCGACTATAACCTCCACCCTGTACACGAGAGAAGAGATGCATCAACAATCTGCTCACTCTGTGTCTCTGTTTGGGTTACAAGTAAATTAAAGAGGaaacaaaataggaaaaatagaaataaataaaatagaagaatattttgtttgaaCAGATAGAAAtaaggtaaaagtaaaaataattcttgtttgaatgaatgtaagtgtaaggaaaacataaataaatatgtttaattaaaaattaagtttaaataaaaagtaatactTTAACATTAGTTCTTGAGACAATAAATACATTACCAGCAGATATATCATATATACaacaactaaaacaaaacaagcataatcaaagttaattaattaattgccTAAAAAAATGGGTAGCAAATCAAGTGGACACAGGTCTCCTTACAAATTTGGCAGCCAAAGCTTGCAGATCAATTCTTGGAATGAGCTTAACTGTAACCTTTTTCCTGGTATTATTTACAGCCACCACCTACAAAAACCATAATTAATAGAAGGAACGATGCATTCCACAAGTTGAAtagcaaaaataaaacaaaaaacattatttttacaATCATGCAGTACCTGTGCTAAATCCCCTTTGTAATTACCACCTTTTATTCGAGCCCACATACCCTCAGAAATTTCAGGGGTTCTATTTCTAACAGAAAAAAGATGATAGACCTCACTATTTGGTACTAGAGCTACTCGAGTAACATAGATTCCGGGAATCCCTTGACATGCCTGAAACcataaattaataacaaatgTGAACAGAATCAGCCCATGGTAGAAATGTTTCACCTGAAAACTAGCAATATAGTGCTAGACAAAATTTCAGCCACATTAGTCTGCAAATTCCTACTCAAAGAATAGAAAACCTGCCGAGACCGCAATTTAAAACCATGCCAAGCAATAAaattaaaccaaacaaaaatacCAAGTACTGAGATCACCTCATTTATATCACACTGCCTTTCAGCCTCAATGTATACAAAACCTTTCATATGATCTACGGCAAAAGCAGATTTTATCTTCAAGACAGTACCCAAAGAAAACAAATCAGCAAACTTCTGCATCAGACACAAAGCTGAAAGCCTCTCCCGGCCAACCTGCAGCAAAAGGGAAAAACTCCGCTAACTGagaaatttaaaagaaacaaatattaGCAAAGTCATAGATTCGAGCTCAAGGTATCATACAGTGCATTTGACTTTCCAGATGTTGGGCATTAATTCCATGACCGCGTCATGAATAGAATTTGAGTTGTTGCCTTTGTCATCAAACTCATCAGCAAATTTGATAAATCTAGATGGATCAGCGTAGCGCTCCTCCAATATTCTATCAAACTCTTCTTCGTCCACCATATACATGTAAAATCAACACTTAAACAAAGCACTTCAtccaaaattaagaaaaaaaaacaagaccCAGTGGCGATTTGCAATGCaacttgtttcattttcttggccataatacaattttatacCGTAGTTTTCCCACTTGAAGAACCACTCCAATTAAAGCCAAAACAGAAATATACCTTTTACCTACTTCTCCTACCTAAAGTTTCCATATACACATACTAACATGCAGCACTATAGAACCATAAAAAATATCAGCAGAAATATTTGAGTAACGAACCTAGAGGAAGTGATTGCTTCAACTTATCAGCCTTCTCAGAGTCAAACACACAGAGGGTGTACAGGTACTTGGAGCATCGAACCTTGAACTTTACCACATCGCTCCTCTTGATTTTCACAGAGCGTGCATCCTTCCTCCTCGCAGTGAGGAGGAAGTCTTTAATCTCATGAATCTGCTTCGGCTgcacaaaacaaagaaatttatcactaaataatagaagaaaacagAAATAATTACCTGAGTAGAGGCATGTGGAGAATGAATTGCCCGATCTAAAGCTGCAAGTGGACAAAGACCTAGCCAAGCCAGAGATTCCGACGATGTTAATGGACCACCCTCCTGACGGCAACGCCAACGCACTGGTGGAACACCACTCGAACCCTACCCACACAATGCCACCGGACAGACCGgaaagggagagggagagaaacGTCAAGCAAAAGCGAGAGGAAGAGAATGGGAAGCACAAATTAGGGACGAGAACGGAGAGGTAGGGAATGGGGAGCACCGCGCAAAGTCGATATAGGTACAGAGTCGTGTCTTACGAAATTGGGGACCCTCCTACAATACCccaaattaattagtttaaggGGTCGAGCCTCTTACCGAAGGTCATAAACCCCTCGGTAATGTTCATTTGACCTTCGGTAACTACAATTCACCATGCCCGTCCGTAATTCTCATTTTGACCGTCGAAAACACTTATTTACCGATGGCCcttaggccttcggtaataagCCTTCGATAATAAGTTAAATTCTTGTAGTGTCCGGTTCGTTTgttcgaaggaaggttttatctttttctgtttcatttaCTCTATTGTAAActtgtgaaactgattttagtgaaaacgttaatcactttttatagtgattaacaactggacgtagattcttttgaatcgaaccaggataaaaatccagtgtgtCAACTTTTCTATTCCTTACACTCTTTACTGTTTTTTGCACatcaattgtttgataaattttctctaagaaaattgtttttctaaaacggaccatcaaaacttgatttgtgaccgtaacacgctttccgaatattttattccgctgcgcgactctaagACGGTACCGATTGCTCCAACACCATTGTGATATGGAATTTGGGTCAGATACATGAAAGAAACAGAGAGGGGTagcaacaaaaagaaataacaagAAATATGATTGATAATGTTAAAATACTATCAAATCTAATCTCAGACATAATGTGACAATATTATGTCCTTGTACACTTGTGCAAAATTTCAGTAAGAGAAAAGAATATACATACAAGCATTATCACTATGTACGAAAGTCTCTGTCAAACACCCATACTCAAAACAATATAGTAATTCATTTTACCTAATCTTTctattataataacaaaatatagaaTTTCATACAAAAAGGACA contains:
- the LOC108328103 gene encoding uncharacterized protein LOC108328103 gives rise to the protein MNIGGRARDEYLGFGHVHDFVLVMRDEDDGLWLEVQLHEVDGIGSRSDIGILEIMVDPGIDIPLARPPSDTTLYLYRLCAVLPIPYLSVLVPNLCFPFSSSRFCLTFLSLSLSGLSGGIVWVGFEWCSTSALALPSGGWSINIVGISGLARSLSTCSFRSGNSFSTCLYSGNYFCFLLLFSDKFLCFVQPKQIHEIKDFLLTARRKDARSVKIKRSDVVKFKVRCSKYLYTLCVFDSEKADKLKQSLPLEFDRILEERYADPSRFIKFADEFDDKGNNSNSIHDAVMELMPNIWKVKCTVGRERLSALCLMQKFADLFSLGTVLKIKSAFAVDHMKGFVYIEAERQCDINEACQGIPGIYVTRVALVPNSEVYHLFSVRNRTPEISEGMWARIKGGNYKGDLAQVVAVNNTRKKVTVKLIPRIDLQALAAKFGGGYSRQKVAVPAPRLISSSELDCTFEVGTSNPVYNKLLLTISQSLVSCQEKRAILEFYFGT